The Orcinus orca chromosome 16, mOrcOrc1.1, whole genome shotgun sequence genome includes a window with the following:
- the JPT2 gene encoding jupiter microtubule associated homolog 2 isoform X2 encodes MFRAPESKGGRAGSRAMKPPGGEPSDRPEEAASPRRPDRMASNIFGSTEEPQNIPKRTNPPGGKGSGIFDESMPVQTRQRLNPPGGKTSDIFGSPVAATSPMAHPNKPKDHVFLCEGEDTLDLRATASASPRQEPGEPGGPREAARAQEPAPTVDSHEPRLGPRPRSHNKVLNPPGGKSSISFY; translated from the exons GGCCATGAAGCCCCCGGGAGGAGAGCCGAGTGATCGTCCAGAAGAAGCCGCATCTCCACGCAGGCCCGACAGGATGGCATCTAATATTTTTGGATCAACTGAAGAACCTCAGAACATACCCAAAAGGACCAATCCCCCTG GGGGGAAAGGAAGTGGTATATTTGACGAATCCATGCCTGTGCAGACTCGACAGCGTCTGAACCCCCCTGGTGGGAAGACCAGTGACATTTTTGGCTCCCCGGTCGCTGCTACTTCACCCATGGCACACCCAAACAAACCCAAG GACCACGTGTTCCTGTGTGAGGGAGAGGACACACTGGACCTTAGAG CCACAGCCAGCGCCTCCCCCAGACAAGAGCCGGGTGAGCCAGGTGGCCCGAGAGAAGCAGCCCGCGCCCAGGAGCCGGCGCCCACCGTTGACAGCCATGAGCCCAGGCTGGGCCCGAGGCCTCGCTCCCACAACAAAGTCCTGAACCCGCCTGGAGGCAAGTCCAGCATCTCCTTCTACTAA